One Egicoccus halophilus genomic region harbors:
- a CDS encoding formimidoylglutamate deiminase, whose amino-acid sequence MSRWVCELAVLPSGEVAREVVVEVADGRFTRVQPGGEVPVGARRLRGLVLPGMADAHSHAFHRALRGRTHAGRGSFWTWREQMYGLAGRLTTETYLPLARAAFAEGVLAGFTSVGEFAYLHHAPDGTRYADPNELGHVLVQAAREAGVRIGLLDTCYLTGGVEPGGHGGTPVPLAGAQARFGDGTADAWAQRVSALASAYADADDVVVGAAIHSVRAVPADALAVVAGWAEDAGAPLHAHVSEQPAENEACHAIHGTTPTQLLYDHGVLSEQFTAVHATHVTPEDRAVLGEARAYVCFCPTTERDLADGIGPVRELLDAGARLTFGSDSRAVVDPFEEARAVELHARLSTLQRGVLGSEELLAGLTVDGHASLGFVDAGRLEAGARADLVALSLGSVRTAGAPADAPVDTALFAASAADVTDVVVDGREVVVDGRHVLGDVAAMLTEAIATAHQEA is encoded by the coding sequence GTGAGCCGGTGGGTGTGCGAACTGGCCGTGCTGCCGTCCGGCGAGGTGGCACGCGAGGTGGTCGTCGAGGTCGCCGACGGCCGCTTCACGCGCGTCCAGCCCGGCGGTGAGGTGCCGGTCGGCGCTCGTCGTCTGCGGGGGCTGGTGCTGCCGGGGATGGCGGACGCGCACAGTCATGCGTTCCACCGGGCGCTGCGGGGACGCACGCACGCCGGGCGTGGATCGTTCTGGACCTGGCGCGAGCAGATGTACGGCCTGGCCGGCCGCCTCACGACGGAGACCTACCTGCCGCTGGCGCGGGCCGCCTTCGCCGAAGGCGTGCTGGCCGGGTTCACGTCGGTGGGCGAGTTCGCCTACCTGCACCACGCGCCCGACGGCACGCGGTACGCCGACCCGAACGAACTCGGTCACGTGCTGGTGCAGGCCGCACGGGAGGCCGGGGTGCGGATCGGACTGCTCGACACCTGCTACCTCACCGGCGGGGTGGAGCCGGGTGGGCACGGCGGCACACCCGTGCCGTTGGCGGGTGCGCAGGCCCGGTTCGGCGACGGCACGGCGGACGCGTGGGCGCAGCGGGTGTCGGCGCTGGCGTCGGCGTACGCCGACGCCGACGACGTGGTGGTCGGCGCGGCGATCCACTCGGTTCGGGCGGTCCCGGCCGACGCGCTGGCCGTCGTGGCCGGGTGGGCCGAGGACGCCGGTGCGCCGCTGCACGCCCACGTCTCCGAGCAGCCGGCGGAGAACGAGGCCTGCCACGCCATCCACGGCACCACCCCGACACAGTTGCTCTACGACCACGGCGTGCTCTCGGAGCAGTTCACCGCCGTCCACGCCACGCACGTGACGCCGGAGGACCGGGCGGTGCTCGGCGAGGCGCGTGCCTACGTCTGCTTCTGCCCCACGACCGAACGCGACCTGGCGGACGGGATCGGGCCGGTGCGCGAACTGCTCGACGCCGGCGCCCGGCTGACGTTCGGCTCCGACAGCCGCGCGGTCGTCGACCCGTTCGAGGAGGCCCGCGCCGTCGAACTGCACGCCCGGCTGTCGACGCTGCAGCGCGGCGTGCTGGGTAGCGAGGAGCTGCTGGCGGGCCTGACCGTCGACGGTCACGCATCGTTGGGGTTCGTCGACGCCGGCCGTCTCGAGGCCGGGGCCCGTGCGGACCTGGTGGCGCTGTCGCTCGGGTCGGTGCGCACCGCCGGCGCTCCCGCGGACGCGCCCGTCGACACGGCGCTGTTCGCCGCGTCCGCCGCCGACGTGACCGACGTGGTCGTCGACGGCCGCGAGGTGGTCGTCGACGGCCGGCACGTCCTGGGCGACGTCGCCGCGATGCTGACCGAGGCGATCGCGACCGCCCACCAGGAGGCCTGA
- a CDS encoding GNAT family N-acetyltransferase, which translates to MTNEELNALHAEGLDHPCLDDDWVTRLERHSLGWVVARDDDGQLVGFVNVAWDGGVHAFVLDTLVAASHRHRGIGQALVRRAVDGAREAGCAWLHVDWDGGLDRFYLDRCGFVPTAAGLHRLR; encoded by the coding sequence GTGACGAACGAGGAACTCAACGCCCTGCATGCCGAGGGTCTCGACCACCCCTGCCTCGACGACGACTGGGTGACCCGGCTCGAGCGTCACAGCCTCGGCTGGGTCGTCGCCCGGGACGACGACGGCCAGCTCGTCGGGTTCGTGAACGTGGCGTGGGACGGGGGCGTGCACGCCTTCGTGCTCGACACCCTCGTCGCCGCATCGCACCGGCACCGTGGCATCGGGCAGGCACTCGTGCGGCGAGCCGTCGACGGTGCCAGGGAGGCCGGCTGCGCCTGGTTGCACGTCGACTGGGACGGCGGTCTCGACCGGTTCTACCTCGACCGCTGCGGGTTCGTCCCCACCGCCGCCGGCTTGCACCGGCTGCGCTGA
- a CDS encoding FAD-dependent oxidoreductase yields the protein MRNVDLVVIGSGGGGMAAALAGARAGMRTVLFEKSPHYGGSTALSGGGMWLPRNSVLAERGLTDTRERVLTYLRHTVGDDVPEARLAAFVDHAPEATDLLRRATPLAFTHMREYADYYPELPGGSAIGRSIEPAPFDATRLGSDRDRLNPPALEAPFPMPVTSSAYKWMNLAARKPRGVWAGASALAKGLGGKAAGHEWIAGGQALIAGLRLGLHAAGVTLRTSAPLRDLLIEDGRVVGVVVELDGEATEVRAAAGVVLAAGGFERNQQMRHEYQSPVLDTEWSSAHRDNTGDVIRLADRIGADLDLMDQAWWFPCIPTPGRMPAPLLAERSLPGSIIVNAAGERFFNEAMSYMEAGQEILGAHRDDDPHVPAWLVFDQRYRNRYAFGGGILPRQPLPKAWYDAGVVHRADSVETLAAAVGLPPQRLEATIERFNLLARHGHDEDFGKGKSAYDRYYGDPTVSPNPCLAPIEHGPFYAVKVVPGDLGTCGGLRADEHARVLRADGTAIDGLYATGNVAANAFGKVYPGPGATIGSAVTFGSLAVRHLSSRTTAPATA from the coding sequence ATGCGCAACGTGGACCTGGTCGTGATCGGCTCCGGAGGTGGTGGCATGGCCGCCGCGCTCGCCGGCGCCCGTGCGGGCATGCGCACGGTCCTGTTCGAGAAGTCACCGCACTACGGCGGCTCGACGGCGCTGTCGGGCGGCGGGATGTGGCTGCCCCGCAACAGCGTGTTGGCCGAGCGTGGGCTGACCGACACCCGCGAGCGGGTGTTGACCTACCTGCGGCACACCGTCGGCGACGACGTGCCCGAGGCCCGCCTCGCGGCGTTCGTCGACCACGCGCCCGAGGCAACCGACCTGCTCCGGCGGGCCACGCCGCTCGCGTTCACCCACATGCGCGAGTACGCCGACTACTACCCGGAGCTGCCGGGTGGCTCGGCGATCGGCCGCTCCATCGAGCCGGCCCCGTTCGATGCCACCCGGCTGGGGTCGGACCGTGACCGGCTGAACCCGCCGGCCCTCGAAGCGCCCTTCCCGATGCCGGTCACCTCGTCGGCCTACAAGTGGATGAACCTGGCAGCCCGCAAGCCCAGGGGCGTGTGGGCCGGCGCGTCGGCACTGGCGAAGGGGCTGGGTGGCAAGGCCGCCGGCCACGAGTGGATCGCCGGGGGACAGGCGCTGATCGCCGGCCTGCGTCTGGGACTGCACGCCGCGGGGGTGACGCTGCGGACCTCCGCGCCCCTGCGCGACCTGCTGATCGAGGACGGCCGGGTGGTCGGTGTCGTCGTCGAGCTCGACGGCGAGGCCACCGAGGTGCGCGCCGCGGCCGGTGTCGTGCTGGCCGCCGGCGGGTTCGAACGCAACCAGCAGATGCGCCACGAGTACCAGTCACCGGTGCTCGACACCGAGTGGAGCTCGGCGCACCGGGACAACACCGGCGACGTGATCCGGCTGGCGGACCGGATCGGCGCCGACCTCGACCTGATGGACCAGGCGTGGTGGTTCCCGTGCATCCCGACGCCGGGGAGGATGCCGGCGCCGCTGCTCGCCGAGCGGTCCCTGCCCGGCTCGATCATCGTCAACGCCGCCGGGGAACGTTTCTTCAACGAGGCGATGTCCTACATGGAGGCGGGCCAGGAGATCCTGGGTGCGCACCGCGACGACGACCCGCACGTGCCGGCCTGGCTCGTCTTCGACCAGCGCTACCGCAACCGCTACGCGTTCGGCGGCGGGATCCTGCCGCGGCAGCCGCTGCCCAAGGCGTGGTACGACGCGGGCGTGGTGCACCGGGCGGACAGCGTCGAGACCCTCGCCGCCGCGGTCGGACTGCCGCCGCAGCGCCTCGAGGCCACCATCGAGCGGTTCAACCTGCTCGCGCGGCACGGACACGACGAGGACTTCGGCAAGGGCAAGAGCGCCTACGACCGCTACTACGGCGACCCGACCGTGAGCCCGAACCCGTGCCTGGCCCCGATCGAGCACGGTCCGTTCTACGCCGTCAAGGTGGTGCCCGGGGACCTCGGGACCTGCGGCGGTCTGCGGGCCGACGAGCACGCCCGCGTGCTGCGCGCCGACGGCACCGCGATCGACGGGCTCTACGCGACCGGCAACGTGGCCGCCAACGCCTTCGGCAAGGTCTATCCCGGCCCGGGCGCGACCATCGGCTCGGCGGTGACGTTCGGCTCGCTCGCCGTCCGGCATCTGTCCAGCCGGACGACGGCGCCGGCGACGGCGTAG
- the hutI gene encoding imidazolonepropionase — protein sequence MASVLYDNIGELVTNDPTHGGASLLGLRRDAAVVVEDGVVAWVGAAGGASPADERVDLLGRCVLPAFVDGHTHLVFDGDRAQEFAARMAGEPYAAGGIRTTVAATRAASAEALLASATTRLDEARRQGTGLVEVKSGYGLDVETEVKMLQVARQLTDETTFLGAHVVPAEWQHDPDGYVGLVCGEMLDACAPLVRWIDVFVEDGAFGAEAARAILRAGQAAGLGLRVHANQLRPGPGVRLACELGAASADHCTHLTDADVQALADSGTVATLVPGADFSTRSPVYPDGRKLWDAGATVALATDCNPGTSYTTSMPFVIALAVRECHLTPSEAVWAATAGAARSLRRDDVGRVAVGDAAALTVVDAPTHLHLAYRPAVPLTRVLAATTP from the coding sequence GTGGCGAGCGTGCTGTACGACAACATCGGTGAGCTGGTCACCAACGACCCGACGCACGGCGGCGCTTCGTTGCTCGGACTGCGCCGCGACGCTGCCGTGGTGGTCGAGGACGGCGTGGTCGCCTGGGTCGGTGCCGCTGGCGGAGCGTCACCGGCCGACGAGCGGGTCGATCTGCTGGGCCGGTGCGTGCTGCCGGCGTTCGTGGACGGCCACACCCACCTGGTGTTCGACGGCGACCGGGCGCAGGAGTTCGCCGCCCGCATGGCCGGCGAGCCGTACGCCGCCGGCGGGATCCGCACCACGGTCGCGGCGACCCGTGCCGCTTCCGCGGAAGCGCTGCTGGCGTCGGCGACGACGCGGCTGGACGAGGCCCGCCGGCAGGGCACCGGCCTGGTCGAGGTCAAGTCCGGTTACGGGCTCGACGTCGAGACCGAGGTCAAGATGCTGCAGGTCGCCCGGCAGCTGACCGACGAGACCACGTTCCTCGGTGCGCACGTGGTGCCGGCCGAGTGGCAGCACGACCCGGACGGCTACGTCGGGTTGGTGTGCGGCGAGATGCTCGACGCGTGCGCGCCGCTGGTGAGGTGGATCGACGTCTTCGTCGAGGACGGCGCGTTCGGGGCCGAGGCGGCCCGCGCGATCCTGCGCGCCGGGCAGGCCGCGGGCCTGGGCCTGCGCGTCCACGCCAACCAGCTGCGGCCCGGCCCGGGCGTGCGGTTGGCGTGCGAGCTCGGCGCGGCCAGTGCCGACCACTGCACGCACCTGACCGACGCGGACGTGCAGGCGCTGGCGGACAGCGGCACGGTGGCGACGCTGGTACCGGGGGCGGACTTCTCCACCCGCTCGCCGGTGTACCCCGACGGACGCAAGCTCTGGGACGCCGGGGCGACGGTGGCGCTGGCGACGGACTGCAACCCCGGGACGAGCTACACGACCTCGATGCCGTTCGTGATCGCGCTGGCCGTGCGCGAGTGCCACCTGACGCCGAGCGAAGCCGTCTGGGCCGCCACCGCCGGCGCCGCCCGCTCGCTGCGCCGTGACGACGTCGGCCGCGTCGCCGTCGGTGACGCGGCGGCACTCACCGTGGTCGACGCCCCGACCCACCTCCACCTCGCCTACCGCCCCGCCGTCCCCCTCACGAGGGTCCTGGCGGCGACCACGCCGTAG
- the hutU gene encoding urocanate hydratase yields MPTTSGPRPVRAARGSIPTARSWPQEAALRMLSNNLDPEVAEHPDELVVYGGTGKAARDWASFDAIQRTLTDLRDDETLLVQSGKPVGVMRTSEWAPRVLIANSNLVPDWANWDEFRRLDALGLTMYGQMTAGSWIYIGTQGILQGTYETFAAVAEKRFGGTLGGTLTLTAGLGGMGGAQPLAVTLNGGVALVVECDPSRIERRLQTRYLDERADDLDDALRRAEVAVRDRRAVSIGLLGNAADVVPELLRRGAPVDIVTDQTSAHDPLAYLPADVAFDDWKPEREADPVGFTKRAQASMATHVEAMVGFADAGAEVFDYGNALRGEARAGGYGRAFDYPGFVPAYIRPLFCEGKGPFRWVALSGDPEDIHATDEAVLELFPDDDKLGRWIRAAQDRVAFQGLPSRICWLGQGERSLAGERFNEMVAGGEVEAPIVIGRDHLDCGSVASPQRETEGMLDGSDAIADWPLLNAMVNVASGATWVSIHHGGGVGMGRSIHAGQVTVADGTDLAAAKLERVLTNDPGMGVIRHVDAGYDRAVEVAEQRGVRVPMREDGPPGSEPNTEGGAS; encoded by the coding sequence ATGCCGACGACGTCCGGTCCCCGTCCTGTCCGTGCCGCCCGAGGCAGCATCCCGACGGCCCGGTCGTGGCCGCAGGAGGCCGCGCTCCGGATGCTGTCCAACAACCTCGACCCCGAGGTGGCCGAGCATCCCGACGAACTGGTGGTCTACGGCGGTACCGGCAAGGCCGCCCGCGACTGGGCCAGCTTCGACGCGATCCAGCGCACGCTGACCGACCTGCGCGACGACGAGACGCTGCTGGTCCAGTCCGGCAAGCCGGTCGGCGTGATGCGCACCTCCGAGTGGGCCCCGCGGGTGCTGATCGCCAACAGCAACCTCGTGCCCGACTGGGCGAACTGGGACGAGTTCCGTCGGCTCGACGCGCTCGGGCTGACGATGTACGGCCAGATGACGGCCGGCTCGTGGATCTACATCGGTACCCAGGGGATCCTCCAGGGCACCTACGAGACCTTCGCCGCGGTGGCCGAGAAGCGCTTCGGCGGGACGCTCGGCGGGACCCTGACGCTGACGGCCGGGCTCGGCGGCATGGGCGGCGCGCAGCCACTGGCGGTCACCCTCAACGGCGGCGTCGCCCTGGTGGTCGAGTGCGACCCGTCGCGTATCGAGCGGCGGCTGCAGACCCGCTACCTCGACGAGCGGGCCGACGACCTCGACGACGCGCTGCGCCGGGCCGAGGTGGCGGTGCGGGACCGTCGGGCGGTCTCGATCGGGTTGCTCGGCAACGCCGCCGACGTGGTGCCCGAGCTGTTGCGCCGCGGCGCACCGGTCGACATCGTGACCGACCAGACCTCCGCGCACGACCCGCTGGCCTACCTCCCCGCCGACGTCGCGTTCGACGACTGGAAGCCCGAACGCGAGGCCGACCCGGTCGGGTTCACCAAGCGGGCGCAGGCCTCGATGGCCACCCACGTCGAGGCGATGGTCGGGTTCGCCGACGCCGGTGCCGAGGTGTTCGACTACGGCAACGCGCTGCGCGGCGAGGCCCGGGCCGGCGGCTACGGGCGCGCGTTCGACTACCCCGGGTTCGTCCCGGCCTACATCCGGCCGCTGTTCTGCGAGGGCAAGGGCCCGTTCCGGTGGGTGGCGCTCTCGGGTGACCCGGAGGACATCCACGCCACCGACGAGGCGGTCCTCGAGCTGTTCCCCGACGACGACAAGCTCGGCCGGTGGATCCGCGCGGCGCAGGACCGGGTCGCCTTCCAGGGGCTGCCGTCGCGCATCTGCTGGCTCGGCCAGGGTGAACGCAGCCTGGCGGGCGAACGGTTCAACGAGATGGTCGCCGGCGGGGAGGTCGAGGCGCCGATCGTCATCGGCCGGGACCATCTGGACTGCGGCTCGGTCGCCTCTCCGCAGCGCGAGACCGAGGGCATGCTCGACGGCTCGGACGCGATCGCGGACTGGCCGCTGCTCAACGCGATGGTCAACGTCGCCTCGGGCGCCACGTGGGTGTCGATCCACCACGGGGGTGGGGTCGGCATGGGCCGCTCGATCCACGCCGGGCAGGTCACCGTCGCCGACGGGACCGACCTGGCCGCCGCCAAGCTCGAGCGCGTGCTGACCAACGACCCCGGCATGGGCGTGATCCGCCACGTCGACGCCGGCTACGACCGCGCCGTCGAGGTGGCCGAACAGCGGGGCGTGCGCGTGCCGATGCGCGAGGATGGGCCGCCTGGGAGCGAGCCCAACACGGAGGGCGGAGCATCGTGA
- a CDS encoding response regulator transcription factor produces the protein MNATPATPATPATAATIVVVEDEVMIATSVAKRLQAEGHRVEVSYDGLAGVALCERVRPDLVVLDVMLPGIDGHEVCRRIQRERPVPVLMLTARDDETDVLVGLGVGADDYLTKPFSMRELAARVAALLRRVERAAALHGSVSPTIPPPLVVGDLVVDPARRQVVLADRAVELTATEFDLLHRLAERPGLVRTREQLLADVWGYRDGAATRTVDSHVASLRRKLGADRIRTAHGVGYALAEPS, from the coding sequence ATGAACGCCACCCCCGCCACCCCCGCCACCCCCGCCACCGCCGCCACCATCGTGGTCGTCGAGGACGAGGTCATGATCGCGACCTCGGTCGCGAAGCGTCTGCAGGCCGAGGGTCACCGTGTCGAGGTGTCCTACGACGGCCTCGCCGGCGTGGCCCTCTGTGAGCGCGTCCGTCCCGACCTGGTCGTGCTCGACGTCATGCTGCCCGGGATCGACGGCCACGAGGTGTGCCGGCGCATCCAACGTGAACGCCCCGTTCCGGTGCTCATGCTGACCGCCCGCGACGACGAGACCGACGTCCTCGTCGGGCTCGGGGTCGGGGCCGACGACTACCTCACCAAGCCGTTCAGCATGCGCGAGCTGGCCGCCCGGGTCGCCGCGCTGCTGCGCCGCGTCGAGCGGGCCGCGGCGCTGCACGGCTCGGTGTCACCGACCATCCCACCCCCGCTCGTCGTCGGCGACCTCGTTGTCGACCCGGCCCGCCGGCAGGTCGTGCTCGCCGACCGGGCGGTCGAGTTGACGGCGACCGAGTTCGACCTGCTCCACCGCCTCGCCGAACGACCGGGCCTCGTGCGGACCCGGGAGCAGCTGCTGGCCGACGTGTGGGGCTACCGCGACGGCGCGGCGACCCGCACCGTCGACTCGCACGTCGCCTCGCTGCGTCGCAAGCTGGGGGCCGATCGGATCCGGACGGCCCACGGCGTCGGCTACGCGCTGGCGGAGCCGTCGTGA
- a CDS encoding HAMP domain-containing sensor histidine kinase has product MRPLDRVGSLKLKLGLVIVAAVLVTVAVTELGRRAGWPTPVVAVIAVAAALAMVQVLAHGMTFPLRQMSRAVAQLAAGERHDPVVATSHDEVGDLARAFNAMAEEIAQTDRLRRDLVANVSHELRTPVAALRAGLENLADGVEDADPATLQRLVRQTERLQALVEALLDLSRLESGVVDLDVRTHRVRDLVDEAVELVTATAGPPGAADVAIAVDPPELVLAGDERRLVQVLVNLLVNARTHAPPGSDVEVAARLDDGEVLLTVTDRGPGIAAGDAEHVFERFSRSPASSAMPDGGTGLGLAITRWIVALHGGRIRVDTDHLDGCRMEVRLPDDPLSSPRPARPVESR; this is encoded by the coding sequence GTGAGGCCGCTGGACCGCGTCGGTTCGCTCAAGCTCAAGCTCGGGCTCGTGATCGTCGCCGCGGTGCTGGTCACCGTGGCCGTCACCGAGCTCGGACGCCGGGCCGGCTGGCCGACACCGGTGGTGGCGGTCATCGCGGTCGCTGCGGCGCTCGCCATGGTGCAGGTGCTGGCACACGGCATGACCTTTCCGCTGCGCCAGATGTCGCGCGCCGTCGCCCAGCTCGCGGCGGGGGAGCGGCACGACCCGGTGGTCGCCACCTCGCACGACGAGGTCGGTGACCTGGCCCGCGCCTTCAACGCGATGGCCGAGGAGATCGCGCAGACCGACCGGCTGCGCCGCGACCTGGTCGCCAACGTCTCGCACGAGCTGCGCACCCCCGTCGCGGCCCTGCGCGCCGGCCTGGAGAACCTCGCCGACGGCGTCGAGGACGCCGATCCCGCGACGCTGCAGCGCCTGGTGCGCCAGACCGAACGACTGCAGGCGCTGGTCGAGGCGCTGCTCGACCTGTCGCGGCTCGAGTCCGGCGTGGTCGACCTCGACGTCCGCACCCATCGCGTCCGCGACCTCGTCGACGAGGCCGTCGAACTGGTCACGGCCACCGCCGGGCCGCCCGGCGCCGCCGACGTGGCCATCGCCGTGGATCCCCCCGAGCTGGTGCTGGCCGGCGACGAACGACGGCTGGTCCAGGTCCTGGTGAACCTGCTCGTCAACGCCCGCACCCACGCGCCGCCCGGCAGTGACGTCGAGGTGGCCGCGCGGCTGGACGACGGCGAGGTGCTGCTGACCGTCACCGATCGCGGACCCGGCATCGCGGCCGGCGACGCCGAGCACGTCTTCGAGCGCTTCTCGCGCAGCCCCGCCTCCTCGGCGATGCCGGACGGCGGGACCGGTCTGGGGCTCGCGATCACGCGCTGGATCGTCGCCCTGCACGGCGGTCGCATCCGCGTCGACACCGACCACCTCGACGGCTGCCGCATGGAAGTCCGTCTGCCCGACGATCCCCTCTCCTCCCCCCGACCGGCCCGACCCGTGGAGTCCCGATGA
- a CDS encoding allantoate amidohydrolase, translating into MWAQLADIGREPAGGYRRFVWSAADLTLREWFVGEANARGLGVHEDRAGNLWAWWGDPSAGNAVVTGSHLDSVPSGGAFDGPLGVVSAFLAVDRLLERGTMPDRPVAVVAFSDEEGGRYGIACGGSRILSGLLPGGRALSLKDDDGVPQSDALVAAGRSLDDFGADPEVLGRIGTFVELHVEQGRRLVELDAPVGVASAIRGHGRWRFDFDGRPDHAGTTRLEDRADPMLAQARLVLAAREAAERHGCVATVGKVLVDPNAVNAIPSRVRAWLDVRGDDDELVHTVVEELSLAVAVEAVEESWTPRVDFEVGLRDRLAAGLGGVPVLPTGAGHDAGILASVGIDAAMLFVRNPTGVSHAPDEFAETADCLAGVDALTTVLGDLAWT; encoded by the coding sequence ATGTGGGCGCAGCTGGCCGACATCGGCCGCGAGCCGGCGGGCGGCTACCGCCGCTTCGTGTGGTCCGCCGCCGACCTCACGCTGCGCGAGTGGTTCGTCGGCGAGGCCAACGCCCGCGGTCTGGGCGTCCACGAGGACCGCGCGGGCAACCTGTGGGCCTGGTGGGGGGACCCGAGCGCCGGCAACGCGGTGGTGACGGGCAGCCACCTCGACTCGGTGCCCTCCGGCGGTGCGTTCGACGGGCCGCTCGGGGTCGTGTCCGCCTTCCTCGCCGTGGACCGGCTGCTCGAGCGCGGGACGATGCCGGACCGGCCGGTGGCGGTGGTCGCGTTCTCCGACGAGGAGGGCGGCCGCTACGGCATCGCCTGCGGCGGATCACGGATCCTGTCCGGGCTGTTGCCGGGCGGCCGGGCGCTGTCGCTCAAGGACGACGACGGGGTGCCGCAGTCGGACGCGCTGGTGGCCGCGGGCCGCTCGCTCGACGACTTCGGTGCCGACCCGGAGGTGCTCGGCAGGATCGGGACGTTCGTCGAACTGCACGTCGAGCAGGGCCGGCGGCTGGTCGAGCTCGACGCGCCGGTCGGGGTGGCCTCGGCGATCCGCGGGCACGGCCGCTGGCGGTTCGACTTCGACGGCCGCCCCGACCACGCCGGCACGACCCGGCTCGAGGACCGCGCCGACCCGATGCTCGCGCAGGCCCGGCTGGTGCTGGCCGCCCGGGAGGCGGCGGAGCGGCACGGGTGCGTCGCCACGGTGGGCAAGGTGCTGGTCGACCCGAACGCGGTCAACGCGATCCCCTCGCGGGTGCGGGCGTGGCTCGACGTACGCGGCGACGACGACGAGCTCGTGCACACGGTCGTCGAGGAACTGTCGCTGGCGGTGGCGGTCGAGGCCGTCGAGGAGTCATGGACGCCCCGGGTCGACTTCGAGGTCGGCCTGCGCGACCGGCTCGCCGCCGGGTTGGGCGGCGTGCCGGTGCTGCCGACCGGCGCCGGGCACGACGCGGGCATCCTCGCCTCGGTGGGGATCGACGCGGCGATGCTGTTTGTGCGCAATCCCACCGGCGTGTCCCACGCCCCCGACGAGTTCGCCGAGACCGCCGACTGCCTCGCCGGCGTCGACGCGCTCACCACCGTGCTGGGAGACCTCGCGTGGACGTGA
- a CDS encoding alpha-amylase family protein: MSSWSDHAIWWHVYPLGFTGAEREALPADASPLPRLRNLEPWLDYLLELGANGLALGPVFASETHGYDTVDHFRIDPRLGTEDDFVRLVERCRSRGIRILLDGVFNHVGRGFGPFRDVLAHGRDSRHADWFRIHWDRPGRDGAPFDHDDFEGHHHLVALDHRNPEVVDHVTDVMRHWLALGADGWRLDAAYAVPPAFWAETIGRVRAHHPEAWFVGEVIHGPYEPWVTGGRLDSVTQYELWKAVWSALNDRNFWELGAALQRHDGFTSTFRPLTFLGNHDVTRIASQLDDERHLGHAQAVQFTVAGVPSVYAGDEQAFTGVKQQTATGDDAVRPPFPERPDELAPFGWPVFQRHQALIALRRRHPWLVRARTRVVTQANEQLAYVSEADGSRVVTLLNVADRGHRFDDARRELGELHLAVSGHGDAPDPWDVPAHSWAVLVEATG, translated from the coding sequence ATGAGCTCGTGGTCCGACCACGCCATCTGGTGGCACGTCTACCCGCTCGGGTTCACCGGGGCGGAACGCGAGGCGCTCCCGGCGGACGCGTCGCCGCTCCCCCGCCTGCGCAACCTCGAGCCGTGGCTCGACTACCTGCTGGAACTGGGTGCGAACGGGCTGGCCCTCGGTCCCGTCTTCGCCTCCGAGACCCACGGCTACGACACGGTCGACCACTTCCGGATCGACCCACGCCTGGGTACCGAGGACGACTTCGTCCGGCTGGTGGAGCGCTGTCGGAGCCGCGGCATCCGGATCCTGCTCGATGGCGTGTTCAACCACGTCGGGCGCGGCTTCGGGCCGTTCCGGGACGTGCTCGCGCACGGTCGCGACTCCCGCCACGCCGACTGGTTCCGCATCCACTGGGACCGCCCCGGCCGTGACGGAGCACCGTTCGACCACGACGACTTCGAGGGACACCACCATCTCGTCGCCCTCGACCACCGCAACCCCGAGGTGGTCGACCACGTCACCGACGTCATGCGGCACTGGCTCGCGCTCGGTGCCGACGGCTGGCGCCTCGACGCGGCCTACGCCGTGCCGCCCGCGTTCTGGGCCGAGACCATCGGGCGTGTCCGCGCACACCATCCCGAGGCCTGGTTCGTCGGCGAGGTGATCCACGGCCCCTACGAGCCCTGGGTGACCGGGGGCCGGCTCGATTCGGTGACGCAGTACGAGCTGTGGAAGGCCGTCTGGAGTGCCCTCAACGACCGCAACTTCTGGGAGCTCGGCGCGGCGCTGCAGCGCCACGACGGGTTCACGTCCACCTTCCGGCCACTGACGTTCCTGGGCAACCACGACGTCACCCGCATCGCGAGCCAGCTCGACGACGAACGCCACCTCGGGCACGCCCAGGCGGTGCAGTTCACCGTGGCCGGCGTGCCGAGCGTCTACGCCGGTGACGAACAGGCGTTCACCGGCGTCAAGCAGCAGACGGCGACCGGTGACGACGCGGTCCGCCCGCCGTTCCCCGAGCGCCCGGACGAACTCGCGCCGTTCGGCTGGCCGGTCTTCCAGCGCCACCAGGCGCTGATCGCCCTGCGGCGACGACATCCGTGGCTGGTCCGGGCACGCACCCGTGTGGTGACCCAGGCCAACGAACAGCTGGCGTACGTCTCGGAGGCGGACGGATCCCGTGTGGTGACCCTCCTCAACGTCGCGGACCGGGGCCATCGGTTCGACGACGCACGCCGCGAACTCGGCGAACTGCACCTGGCGGTCTCCGGTCACGGCGACGCCCCGGATCCGTGGGACGTCCCCGCGCACTCCTGGGCCGTGCTCGTCGAGGCGACCGGTTGA